Proteins encoded together in one Sulfoacidibacillus ferrooxidans window:
- the gyrB gene encoding DNA topoisomerase (ATP-hydrolyzing) subunit B — protein MANENANGNYDAAQIVVLEGLEAVRKRPGMYIGSTSPRGLHHLVWEIVDNSIDEALAGHCDTILVSVHSDQSVTIQDNGRGFPVDIHEKTGLPAVTVALTILHAGGKFNGEGYKVSGGLHGVGASVVNALSERFEVLVRRNNKLYRQTFSRGIPLSDLEIIGESTENGSTVTFLPDHEIFTETIELNYETLQTRLRELAFLNKGVKITLTDERIDRTQVFQYEGGVKSFVDYLNRGKDVLHEEPVYIQGERDTVTVEIALQYNDSYTSNIFSFANNIHTVEGGTHESGFKSALTRILNDYAKRNNILKEADQNLSGDDVREGLTAIVSVKIREPQFEGQTKTKLGNSEVKGIVESLFGEKLATFMDENPSVGKRVIEKAVTAARAREAARKARELTRRKSALEVSSLPGKLADCSSRDASISEIYIVEGDSAGGSAKQGRDRHFQAILPLRGKILNVEKARLDKILSNTEIRAIITALGTGISNDFDIAKARYHKCVIMTDADVDGSHIRILLLTFFYRYMRELIDAGYVYIAQPPLYKVTKSKQIRYAYNDVELQRLYEEIGQNGVEVQRYKGLGEMNAEQLWDTTMDPGTRTILQVTLEDAIDADAIFSVLMGDRVEPRREFIEEHAQYVRNLDI, from the coding sequence CAGATTGTTGTTCTTGAAGGTCTGGAAGCAGTTAGAAAACGTCCAGGCATGTATATAGGATCGACTAGCCCAAGAGGATTACACCATCTCGTTTGGGAAATTGTCGATAATTCGATTGATGAGGCACTAGCAGGACATTGTGATACTATTTTAGTAAGTGTCCATTCTGATCAATCTGTAACTATTCAAGATAACGGCCGTGGATTCCCTGTAGATATTCATGAAAAAACAGGGCTACCTGCAGTTACTGTTGCATTGACTATTCTTCACGCGGGCGGCAAATTTAACGGTGAGGGATATAAAGTTTCTGGTGGGCTTCATGGAGTTGGAGCTTCCGTTGTGAATGCCTTATCTGAAAGGTTTGAGGTACTGGTAAGAAGAAATAACAAATTATACCGTCAAACTTTTTCAAGAGGCATTCCATTATCGGATTTGGAAATCATCGGAGAATCAACTGAAAATGGATCTACAGTTACTTTTTTACCTGATCATGAAATTTTCACAGAAACGATTGAATTAAACTATGAAACCCTTCAAACTCGTTTACGGGAATTAGCTTTTCTAAATAAAGGCGTTAAGATTACACTCACAGATGAGCGTATTGATCGCACGCAAGTATTTCAATACGAGGGTGGAGTCAAATCCTTTGTGGACTACCTCAATCGTGGAAAAGATGTTTTACACGAAGAACCTGTTTATATTCAAGGAGAACGTGACACTGTTACAGTTGAGATCGCCTTGCAGTACAATGATAGTTATACGAGCAATATTTTTTCTTTTGCAAACAATATTCATACAGTAGAAGGCGGAACTCATGAGTCAGGGTTTAAGTCTGCATTAACTCGTATATTAAACGACTATGCAAAGCGCAATAACATTTTAAAAGAGGCTGATCAAAATTTAAGTGGTGATGATGTTCGGGAAGGTTTAACGGCAATTGTAAGTGTCAAAATTCGCGAACCACAATTTGAAGGACAAACCAAAACAAAGCTAGGCAACAGTGAAGTAAAAGGAATTGTAGAAAGTCTGTTTGGGGAAAAATTAGCCACTTTCATGGACGAAAACCCAAGCGTAGGGAAACGCGTGATAGAAAAAGCGGTGACTGCTGCGCGGGCAAGAGAAGCGGCTCGTAAAGCAAGAGAGCTGACCCGGAGGAAAAGTGCTTTAGAAGTAAGTTCATTACCAGGTAAACTTGCAGATTGTTCAAGTCGAGATGCTTCAATTAGTGAAATTTACATTGTTGAAGGTGATTCTGCTGGAGGTTCTGCAAAACAAGGAAGAGATCGTCACTTTCAAGCAATACTTCCTTTACGTGGTAAAATTCTAAACGTAGAGAAGGCAAGATTAGATAAAATTTTATCTAACACAGAAATTAGAGCAATTATTACGGCGCTTGGTACAGGGATATCTAATGATTTCGATATTGCAAAAGCAAGATATCACAAATGCGTGATCATGACAGATGCTGATGTCGACGGAAGTCATATTCGTATTTTGTTACTAACGTTCTTTTATCGTTATATGAGAGAACTGATTGATGCAGGGTATGTGTACATCGCTCAACCACCGCTGTATAAAGTAACAAAAAGTAAACAAATTCGTTATGCATACAACGATGTAGAATTACAGCGGTTATATGAGGAAATTGGTCAAAATGGCGTAGAAGTACAACGTTATAAGGGTCTAGGAGAAATGAATGCTGAACAATTATGGGATACAACTATGGACCCTGGAACGAGAACAATCTTACAAGTAACCCTTGAAGATGCCATTGATGCTGATG